TAAGATGAATTAGTACAACAATTTTCCTACCACATAAAGCGGCAAAATCTTCTGGACCAGCATATGTGACCAGCACTGCTAAAATTTCCCTCCAATTTTGCAAGTTACCATGATGAGCCAAATCTGACCAGGTTCGGTTCACGATGGCTGACAACAGCTGTAGGGAAGTCAGGAGGTCACATGACACACAAACACTTCAAAGCACTGTTACCTTAGATGAAGGACTGGTCTCCTTTTCAAAGTAGACTTGTAACATCTTGGACACCAGTTCACTACCGCCAATTATTGCTAACACTAGAGCTTCAGCCTACAACAGTTTTATGGTGTTATTGTAACAGTTAATAGTTCCCTTACCATCCTGTTAGCTCCTACACTGATGTCAACAGCTGCTTCAAAGTTACCAACCAGTAAAGATACCATCAATGTCTGAGTAAAGTGTCATAAACAAACAGTGAGTCATGATATAAATACTTACCATTATCAACATGAATAGTCATTGATGGTAGTGTTGTAGGCTTGGCACCTAGTTGTAAACATATATGGAATGTTAAAACCACACACGTAATTCACTTTGTGTACACACACcagacatacacacagacagacaaacaAGTAGATTCACACAATGTAGCTGATGGTTGTTGTGAAGTTGCCAACTGATCAAAAGTATCCCTGACTTCTCCACTACCTTCCTTGTCATCTATATATGGTGGAAAGTGTTTGGTAAAATATGTCAACCATGTTCCCTGGTGACATACCATCAGCAGCAAATAGTTCTGCTGTTTGTGAATCTGTTTCAGCTTTACCAGCCTGTGACTATGACAACACTAACAACTACCAGACAGGTGCTAACAACATCATGGGGTAAGCCTGAGAGTATAATGTTAATTCTGTTTGTGTGATAAGTTGATTAACTTGATTTGGTGCTTTTTACCACAAAGATACTCCTCCAAGGATGTAGCCAGAAGATTCTAGAGCCTGGCTAGTCCATTAGAGCTgaatataggtgactgctctattagagtatcttgatattcTGTAGTACTGAATTCTCTTCAAATACGGCACAAGTAGATGGAAAAATTAGGTTCTATTAGGATAAGGGAGGCcatctatacctgcaggtatactaatccctaattcattcATGGCCAGTACTTTTATAACATGATTATGACTGGACACCAGACTAAATATTTCATCTGAACGTGTGCCACAAATATCAATTCGTGAAAAGTGGATTGCTCATTTCCTTTCCAGTGAGTTACACAGCACATAAACAAAGAATAGTAGGGGACagcccctctgcaatcaatccagttaccaccGAAAATGTGGACAATCCactgggaagccatataaatgttACTGCAAAGTAACACTTTACGACACAGAGGAGGACAAAGGAGAGTTCACTATGGATTGTGCATATtatggtatgctaaaaggcTCCAGTCCAGATCAGGGAGAAATTGAGATTGTAGCCTTAGCAGAGTTACACTTGTCAGAAGGTActttagtcagtcagtcagtcagtcaggcaatTGGTCAGCAGagaattccactgaataatagtttgtttgtttttttaattGTAGCAACCTATCTGAAACATTTTTGGCCATCCTGGAGACACTTTTGGACTTGACTCTACCAAACCAATACTGGCAAGGCACCATGAAGCTAATGTGAAGATGATTTCTGATCAACAACTTTTGTGAATAGGTGCTaacctccatgattcctaatatagtTTCCTAACTTTCACTGAGACAATTGCCtcagttgcctcaatggtagctatgccactgctCACAGTACGTTGGTAGTGAAATATCTGTTAAGGATCAACCCAATAACCCACATGGTACCACCAGTTTTGAGAGAAACCATTACATACTGCCACACAATGGTTATGAGTTTCAGAACTCAATTGTTTTACAAAATGTTTAAATCACTCAGGCTTACCCCACTTGTTAGAAACTACTTACTGAGGCTAGCTGCTCCATACGCTGTGACAACTGTAACACATCCACACTACCAGCCACTGAGCTAGTACTAAATCCTgcaaactacaacacacactacatattACATCATTGTTACattgttagcttactttcttAGATAGGTCAGTAGAATCATAACCTAAAAACTTCAGATAGTGTTGTCTACTGTCTGTTTCAAATGTGACCTGTTACATCATTGtaatatgtaccatgtagcATTAGCAACAATTTacaagtgtaagaaattttgtagAAATATTAAAATGCAATGAAATAAGGGAGGCCATCTACACCTACAGCtattactagtggacatttaattcctacttcactCACGGGTCACAATAGGTACAAAATAATTGATAGGAAATATTACCAGTGGATCACATGATATGATAGGAAATAATACCAGTGGATCACATGATATGTAATAAGGTAGGTGTACTGTCACCACATATAGTAGTCACCTTGAGGAAGCTCCAAAGGTTCTTATCTTCTTCAGTTTCTGATGACTGTACTTTGTGCTCACAGAACTCCATGTATTGCTCCTTGGCAAGAGCTCCCTCCAACAAACTTGACCTCTCCAACAAGTTTGGCTCAGTCACCACCTGACTGAGTGTAACTGTCTTTGGCGTAGCAGCCCCTAGTGTGTTTGTGAAGTGGACCAACTCTCCTCCAAACTAAACAAGACACAATAAATTTATCTTCCTCCACAGAGTGCTGTACATCTTACAGCAAAGTTGGCAGCACAAGGTCTCCTCAGCCATTTTGGTGGAGCCTTCAGTGGAGCAGTATTGGATGGAGCCAGTGGAGACTGTAAACTAATTCCTGAGAATGGATCATTAGAATCATGATCAACTTCACTGGACACCTGTACAATAGTCCAGTGATGACACATCTGATAAGTGTGTACACTATCACCTGAGCTTGTTTAGGAGGCTCTGGGGTTCCACCCCCTAGCAGGGAGTAAACACAGATGTGACCATCAAAAGAAGCCACAGAAATCATATCAGGGTTACGAGGACACCACTGGACATCAAAACACCATTGAGCAGTTGATGGTAGTTCATACACAATCTAATAGTGAATATAATAATTGAGCCATGGAAAATAGAAAGGGACCTTAGGGTGAAAAGTGGGAATTTACAATATCCCTAATTATctgaacaagtgtaaaattttcactgttacaAAATACATCATTACTCATATTCTATCAATTGTATTTGAAATTTTTTTCAGTATATTGCTAATACATCAATGTATTCTGTAAAAATTACAGGGATGGATAATTACATATTTTAAATAGTTGTggcattctaattaatgcacactgtTTAAATTTCCCAACTTAAATAGTGTTGTTCATAGCCTTTACACATGACATGAAATATCAAAATTATACACATtaaatagaacatccatcatagcATTTAATTACTGAATAATTGGAATTTTTTTGGAAGTCACCCTAAGGACCCTCTCTATTTTCCATGGCTCAATTTATTAGTAACTATATGTATCAACTGCTAGAAGAAGGCAAAAGTGAGAATTAAAGAATTTATGTAAAAAAGAAACTGGTACCAATCCATTAGTCATCTATCCACACTCCTGACATTGTCAGTTAACAACCAGACAAATACAAAAGTTATGGGAATACCCAGAAAATATATTGGTCACAATTCATGAATCTGGTTGGACTCGATGATCCTAGTCACAATTCTGTATAGTAGCCATTTAGTGGCCGAGGTAAAAAGTTGCTTTAAAAGAAATAAATATGTCCGGGCCATaatatgatacaatacagtaaacaaaacATGTCCCCTTGTGTGCATGTACTGAAACATAACGTAGAGAGAATGAACAAAACTAAACAGCTTGAAGGAGTTATTTTCGTTCACTGAGTTTTGTTCCGAGGGATTCTTCTCACATTGTCACCTGGACACCACAGTGTGGCATTTAGTACTCATTTCTCCTCCAGGTTCAGCTGAGTTAGGATTCCAACAGAGCACACGATTGTCTTTAGCAGCAGTCAGTAAGAGATCTGAGTCTTGAGGACACCACGCAACAGATAAGATACCTctgaaacaaaacaaacaacacCTAACATGCTTGGGATCTATAAACGATACAACTACTGAAACTGTTTTAACAACTGACAGCAAATACCTCTTGTGTTTATCAAACACTTTCACTGGAGAAGTAGCAAATCTCAAGTCCCACATCTGAACATCACAACTATCATCTAATCAATACAAGACAATTACTAACCTGTACAATTGGTGATCGATCATCTTCTGAAGCAGTTATCATCTGAGTGGCAACATCAGGGTGCCATGCTATCGCCTTACAGTGAGACTGTTGAACAGCATAAAATAGTATCATCAATAACCTACTACTTTTAATAAGCCGCTACTACTTATAATAAGCCACTACCCACAATAAGCCACTACCCACAATAAGCCACTACCCACAATAAGCCACTACCCACAATAAGCCACCATCCACAATTccatatagtaaaaaaactttggtggaaaAAAAAGTTTGTTGAAAATCCACTATTGTAAAATTGatgaaaaaactttggtgaatggGGCTTCACCCGAAAAAAAAAttagctaccacgtactgtaccACTTGAATGCAACATTGCTACATGCGAATGATTCAACTTGCCAATTAATGAGCATGGCAGCTGTTTCGATCGTGAGCTTTATCCCTCGCATTGAGGGATGACGACTCACGGTGGAAATGGCTGCCACATCCCTTAATTGGCTTAATCACTTGTACTTGCGTGTAGTAACGTTGCATTCGAGTGGTAGCTACCATATAAGTGTAGGAATCATTTGCTGTTTCTAGTAATGTAGAGAGCAATGTTTGGATTTTTGTGAACTCTTGTGGGACAGACAATCGAAAGGAACGCTTGGAAATACACATGATACCTGTCACAATACTTCAATACCCAACATGGTTAATCTGCTCAcgtgattgctaaaaataattggggataaaactttggcgattgttATGCTATTCGtcaaattcaccaaactattttactgccaaagttttcttATTATACAGTAAGCACCAATTTAATACATTCACTTTACCATTGAGGTGGTATCAGACACTGTTATGATTGGCTCATTCTTCCGCAGGTCCCAGACAACAGATCTCCCACTTGGTGAGGTGCTGGCTAAAATGTATTGAACCTGAAACAATAACACACCTTGAATGTGTTGAGCGTACTCTATTATAGTACACAATTATTAGTTACTTAGGTAACAATAATCATGTACACTGTAACAATAGCAATGAGAATATGATACATACAATAGTTGGAATGTTGATATACTGTGTTTTATAGATTAACAGACAAACATTCAATTGAACTAACCCTGAAACATATTCTAACAAaaattcaaatactctaatagagcaatcacctgaCATTTGAGAATGCTTTAATTTAACAAGCTCAGGACCACACTGCCAAAATAATGAGCTAAAACAAGTTCACAATAAAATTATAAGTTTCTGATCATTCTGGTGCATAGCGACCTACTGTAAAACCAGCTGAAAAAACTGTACATCATTATGGCCAACCATGTGAGTGCTCTTTTCTCTAATGTCACCATAGTAAAACTGTCACAGAGTCACAGTATGTTGTAGCCACATTGTAGAACACTTTTAGTGTGTAGAAAATTCTGGCCATGTTCCAACAAAAGCGAATtaccgtagagtcgggttgttaagcgcatgtatctgttaagcgcatattatttgttaagcgcatacacatttcttgtaattaaccatggatgataagcgcacatggcaAAATGCGATGATagagctacacacagcaagaaacggtaagaaaagctgaaagtactgaaaaattaatgtctcctcaagcgcTTACGTCTCCCTGGAGGTCTCTCTTCGCTATTTATACAGCAAATCACCCATCTGGATTGTGATAATTTCATTCATCACGAAGGAATTCACCaggaaatggagtcaaatatccttgcATACTGGCGTGGTGACCGGTAcctactctattacaacgtagtgattccgtgttacactcaccataattatttattaggcataTGCGCCTATCAGAttgtatgatttttacaaagttTTATCCGAAAATTATAggtgcatgcgcttaacaacccgactttacggTATTATTATTAAACAAAGTTGAGCATCACGTTCACATTGTATCCTATCCCATGACAACCATGTCAGCCCACCTCATCTTGTGGTGCCGGGCTGGGTATGGCTCAGCATAGCCCAATTGATTGACACTGCACTAACTGTGCCATGCTGTGCACAGGTTAGAATGCAGTGTAAATGTCTAGCCTCCAAGAAGGCTAACTTGTGTACATCCTCACCTGTCTATTCCATGACACACATGTACTGTCTTCAATTGGTTGTTGCTTAGCACCAggtgtagggacccgccgattatgctcataattttacctattatgctatgctgcactgctcaaatatttacctattatgcttaaatttatgctcaatacttacctattatgctcaaattatgcccaattatgcccaattatttatccctcagttctcatgctttgctaataatttccagtttatggataaataataagtggctgaagcacaaacttacttgtcaaactgcatatcacagaaaatatcgatatactctaatagaacagtcagctatgtgattgttctattagagttactgactgttctattagagtatattgatctttccgtgatagctattttgataagcaagaattcatactattatacaaatactctacctattatgctagcattatgctcaatgctttcaggcacctattatgctcataattatgccagcataatcggcgggtccctaaccaGGTGTCATGGGGTTAGTGGCATGGTTCAAATCCCACACAAATATCTCTGACTCACTAGCCCCAGTGGCTATCAGATTCCCCTATAGTATAACACAATTAGTTGATATACATGATTCAGTGTTGTCTTGTAGACGGTGTCAGAAAATTAGGGACAAAACTAGAAATACATGTTTAGTGTCTCTGTAAAtgttatgtacagtacattacaaCAATTTGTCTGCAGTAGACAGTTTACCTGGAAAGGGTTGACATCAATTGACCTCACTGGACCAACATGTTGTGATGTCTGACATACCAGTGATCCTTCACTACTGCCACTGgaaacaatacaatacattaatAATAACTAACAGTTGAGTCGACTGCTGTATTGTACACACCTACACATGAAGATTATATTTGAACAAACTAAAAATTTCAACTGTACATGGTACTGAATTTTTGTGATTGGAATTCAtgcagaaatacacaaatattatgATTTTGAAATCAAAGTACTCATACTGTGTTATAGCTGTGATATTACACTACCTAATATTCAAATGATAAAATCTGACATTGTTTGTTAACTCATTACATGTAACTGATTCAGTGTCCTCTtaactatcctaatagaacactcgggtactctaatacaacaatcacttTAGCATTTGATCTTACAAACTTTGGGAGTTTGGGTAGCTTACATTATTGATACCGCTTGAAAACTTTACTTGTGACCATTGAAAACCACCTTGGATAAACAGCTAGTAAAGTTTTGCACAGAAGttacacaagtataaggaaaaactaacaatttaaagttcaattagacaatggcatgcagcgtttcgtttgatgtgtggaggtctcttatttgcgaagaaacctggtatcaggtgtcttactggtaagacaccTGACATTTACAACCACAACGTGgcccacagtaatgcaattagccttttgtggacaattagtattttgcacatcagtaaacaccaagcgattgcgagcagattataagaaattacactcaggtacgctgttatcgtgggtagctcagtggatttatagaccatcgtggtaactggttaatcaaaaaagccatTAAAGCGCGCTCTGTAGACCAAGACAGCCATGCTGGCACCGGCTATTCCcatttgctgccattcacacgtatctagctataatgcctcaaacatactttttattgactttacaaaccttcagttagtCGCGCTTCATGGCTTTCACGACCTCACcatcttttgctcgctgaaataccctcggtgtttacaatgggaactctctatactaactcactgcttctacgccattgtctaaaacacttagacactcccaataggcgtcttcgaggatttaaaaacctgaggtgacgtcaataattaccgaggcgcattgacatcacctcaggtttttaaatcctcaaagacacctattgcgagtgtctaactattacttagggatcatagagaataaaaagtagtaaaacaagggagatcacctacacctgaagaaatatatatatatatatagtgaacatctaatccctgattcagtctatacccacgactgaattagggattaaatatccactagtatatcttcaggtgttggcgacctcccttgtttcactacttttcatttctatgaacttgaattcataaattttcccttatactcttgtttgtttactttttagttagattattatgactggtaaacccaagCTTACTGCAGGAAGAAAGGCACCAGGCTTATGGTTTTGTCTGAATGCGTGCCACAACTATCAATAACTGAGTCAGCGAAGTTACAAATGAGACTACACTTCGTTTTCAACTACCATTACACGGCGCTACAAATTAGGAACACTTGGAGAAGAACCTCTGCAAACAATAGAAACTCGAGACGATTCCTGTCAAACATTGTGAAGCCACATGTGGCGCTACTGTGCTGTCAGTAAAGATAcacaggacacaaaggaggacacaggtataATTATGTCCATGAagatactgcggtatgccaaaaatgCGCcagtagtaggcattccagtatccgaagAATTTTTAATAAAAagctccgtatattccccaatagaaccctggcacaaaatagcAACTCGAGTTTAACTTAGAATTGCTCTATCACCTGGGCTCCAATGACGATGAAAATcactatggggtttgtccacatgctgatTATCATGAAAGTCTTAGTTTTGTCGTGCGTGTGACATATAAGTAAGTTGTGTTGTTTTGCAATCtcttcaagccttgtaatgtatgtagaatactttaaaacataAAAAACGTAATGTCAGCTgaaaggtagtcactggtgcttactttaaagggtgtagttacttcactcgagttagcgattttcagctccacagCAAtattctgatggctgtgtcatcagctcaaaagtataaaccacttcaaagttggtgtaacaatgccgtaattgaaccacaactccaccttaggtatcgTTGCATCATTGTCACACCtctactttagttgtttacctttataagttgttaacttgatgtttttacttacttgagataacCTCTACCCTAttggtatacaccattgtattgagaagtgtgcagcaGGTAAAACATATTTgttcaccacaaagcatactaAGATTGCTGAGATCCGATATGAACtcaacattacatgtacaaacttgcagctagaagcaactgcagtttcaagacacaCCAGGTTGCTAGATGgtttcaattgtgccattttcccctta
The Dysidea avara chromosome 7, odDysAvar1.4, whole genome shotgun sequence genome window above contains:
- the LOC136261224 gene encoding protein transport protein Sec31A-like, coding for MKVKEKSQTGNTAWSPSCHYPIYLATGTVAKQLDATFSTSAKLDILSVDFSQPGMSMECVGSIESEHRFHKSVWSDCGMKGSGDAPSDMLIGGADNGNILMWNVNKIISGSSEGSLVCQTSQHVGPVRSIDVNPFQGNLIATGASESEIFVWDLNHATNPMTPAPGAKQQPIEDSTCVSWNRQVQYILASTSPSGRSVVWDLRKNEPIITVSDTTSMSHCKAIAWHPDVATQMITASEDDRSPIVQMWDLRFATSPVKVFDKHKRGILSVAWCPQDSDLLLTAAKDNRVLCWNPNSAEPGGEIVYELPSTAQWCFDVQWCPRNPDMISVASFDGHICVYSLLGGGTPEPPKQAQVSSEVDHDSNDPFSGISLQSPLAPSNTAPLKAPPKWLRRPCAANFAFGGELVHFTNTLGAATPKTVTLSQVVTEPNLLERSSLLEGALAKEQYMEFCEHKVQSSETEEDKNLWSFLKVTFETDSRQHYLKFLGYDSTDLSKKFAGFSTSSVAGSVDVLQLSQRMEQLASSQAGKAETDSQTAELFAADDDKEGSGEVRDTFDQLATSQQPSATLCESTCLSVCVYVWCQAYNTTINDYSCTLMVSLLVGNFEAAVDISVGANRMAEALVLAIIGGSELVSKMLQVYFEKETSPSSKLLSAIVNRTWSDLAHHGNLQNWREILAVLVTYAGPEDFAALCDQLGERMETELGGQYQDSASLCYICSGNVEKFLNAWEKSAPSTTPLALQDLVEKVTLLKKAVEKERKLYSSAESGNVSKKLGEYSSLLASQGCVNTALSYLRQDANDQQELLYRVYNAATTKDSAGAPPTPYALVDIKSAPAPPTTATTVVATTTQQQTAMFSYPSTKPVSSSTFQNSISSVSNPYPVPASQSSSTMQPPVSIFQPSTEPIPPLQPGNLRSDVPPQATITATRPPQVPPTGGTQSTWNDPPVVMKKTTRKTPISAPPPMPVGGVAQPLPSEQTPPGAPPVANVAPVNVTKPPVTQTQQVEATPVQKPPIPQEHMWLVQGLDGMVDWCKTAATSSAMRRKLDNCSKKFSILYDLLRENRLSPQVLQGLYQIGQDIQVLNYYGALEKYNVIVSSSNFSEVSSFLPGVKSLLQLGMQLRV